From Carettochelys insculpta isolate YL-2023 chromosome 8, ASM3395843v1, whole genome shotgun sequence, a single genomic window includes:
- the ZFAND2B gene encoding AN1-type zinc finger protein 2B isoform X2 — MEFPDLGAHCSEPACKRLDFLPLKCDACEQIFCTDHITYTQHRCTSAYKKDVQVPVCPLCNIPVPVRKGEMPDRVVGEHIDRDCKSDPAQRKRKIYTNKCLKPGCKQREMMKVICDQCHGNFCLKHRHPLDHECSGAGRSLSKAGHAAVTRAQSPAGAAGTSSRAASRATGRPAAGLPAPLPGRGGVMAAPQPGSTSPPALALQNGLSEEEALQRALEMSLAESAHGSARPLSAQEEEDLALARALAASEEEYQRRQQQQAQSRSSRPSDCSMF, encoded by the exons ATGGAGTTCCCGGACCTGGGCGCGCACTGCTCCGAGCCGGCCTGCAAGCGCCTGG ACTTCCTCCCTCTGAAGTGTGATGCCTGTGAGCAGATCTTCTGCACCGACCACATCACCTACACCCAGCACCGCTGCACCTCCGCCTACAAGAAG GACGTGCAGGTCCCCGTGTGTCCTCTCTGCAACATCCCCGTCCCTGTCCGAAAGGGGGAGATGCCCGACCGCGTGGTGGGGGAGCACATTGACCGAGACTGCAAGTCTGACCCTGCCCAGCGCAAGCGCAAG ATTTACACCAACAAGTGTCTGAAGCCCGGCTGCAAGCAGAGGGAGATGATGAAGGTGATCTGTGATCAGTGCCATGGGAACTTCTGCCTCAAGCACCGGCACCCCCTGGATCACGAGTGCAGCGGGGCCGGGCGCTCCCTCTCCAAAGCCGG ACATGCTGCAGTCACAAGagcccagagccctgctggggcagccGGCACCTCGAGCAGAGCAGCTTCCAGAGCAACGGGCAGACCAGCCGCTGGGCTCCCGGCGCCGCTTCCAGGCAG GGGCGGCGTGATGGCAGCACCGCAGCCCGGCAGCACCTCGCCCCCAGCCCTGGCGCTGCAGAACGGACTG AGCGAAGAGGAGGCGCTGCAGCGAGCCCTGGAGATGTCCCTGGCAGAATCGGCGCACGGCTCCGCACGGCCGCTCAG TGCTCAGGAAGAGGAGGACCTGGCCCTGGCGCGGGCACTGGCAGCAAGCGAGGAGGAGTACCAGcgacggcagcagcagcag GCCCAGAGCCGGAGTTCGAGACCATCCGACTGCAGCATGTTCTAA
- the ZFAND2B gene encoding AN1-type zinc finger protein 2B isoform X1, producing the protein MEFPDLGAHCSEPACKRLDFLPLKCDACEQIFCTDHITYTQHRCTSAYKKDVQVPVCPLCNIPVPVRKGEMPDRVVGEHIDRDCKSDPAQRKRKIYTNKCLKPGCKQREMMKVICDQCHGNFCLKHRHPLDHECSGAGRSLSKAGHAAVTRAQSPAGAAGTSSRAASRATGRPAAGLPAPLPGRGGVMAAPQPGSTSPPALALQNGLSEEEALQRALEMSLAESAHGSARPLSSAQEEEDLALARALAASEEEYQRRQQQQAQSRSSRPSDCSMF; encoded by the exons ATGGAGTTCCCGGACCTGGGCGCGCACTGCTCCGAGCCGGCCTGCAAGCGCCTGG ACTTCCTCCCTCTGAAGTGTGATGCCTGTGAGCAGATCTTCTGCACCGACCACATCACCTACACCCAGCACCGCTGCACCTCCGCCTACAAGAAG GACGTGCAGGTCCCCGTGTGTCCTCTCTGCAACATCCCCGTCCCTGTCCGAAAGGGGGAGATGCCCGACCGCGTGGTGGGGGAGCACATTGACCGAGACTGCAAGTCTGACCCTGCCCAGCGCAAGCGCAAG ATTTACACCAACAAGTGTCTGAAGCCCGGCTGCAAGCAGAGGGAGATGATGAAGGTGATCTGTGATCAGTGCCATGGGAACTTCTGCCTCAAGCACCGGCACCCCCTGGATCACGAGTGCAGCGGGGCCGGGCGCTCCCTCTCCAAAGCCGG ACATGCTGCAGTCACAAGagcccagagccctgctggggcagccGGCACCTCGAGCAGAGCAGCTTCCAGAGCAACGGGCAGACCAGCCGCTGGGCTCCCGGCGCCGCTTCCAGGCAG GGGCGGCGTGATGGCAGCACCGCAGCCCGGCAGCACCTCGCCCCCAGCCCTGGCGCTGCAGAACGGACTG AGCGAAGAGGAGGCGCTGCAGCGAGCCCTGGAGATGTCCCTGGCAGAATCGGCGCACGGCTCCGCACGGCCGCTCAG CAGTGCTCAGGAAGAGGAGGACCTGGCCCTGGCGCGGGCACTGGCAGCAAGCGAGGAGGAGTACCAGcgacggcagcagcagcag GCCCAGAGCCGGAGTTCGAGACCATCCGACTGCAGCATGTTCTAA